In Panacibacter ginsenosidivorans, the following proteins share a genomic window:
- a CDS encoding carboxypeptidase-like regulatory domain-containing protein — translation MKAQTYFHIPTPCHENWENMTPEGKGRFCDSCSKQVVDFSLMSDQQVLNYFKNASGKTCGRFANDQLQRPMVEVAEQKKKVWWVAAVMPLLMLFGRVNAQKKIGKVKLGTPVKVIPDNRPEIMEKVSPEIIPVYDTIAEPVKAMGDTILSYTTNELIIKGTLTDMEKGDVLPYASIVVKNSKIGTASDMNGNFSLKMKNNGVLPVLILAYVGYETKEIDLNKYNGEIVTTYENGTQQVSIKSEMTRMQTALTGDVVVTTGLTIVCRKPKPIDTAKTVVNKILKKEAFKIFPNPVTKGQQIQLEIKKAGEYSIQLLDNNAGLVLVKDFSAANDNSTIEITIPYSVIPGMYFILLIDKNKKKQYTDKLIVQ, via the coding sequence ATGAAAGCGCAAACTTACTTTCATATACCCACACCATGCCATGAGAATTGGGAGAATATGACACCCGAAGGAAAAGGTCGATTCTGCGACAGCTGTAGCAAACAAGTAGTGGACTTTAGTTTAATGAGTGATCAGCAGGTACTCAACTATTTTAAAAATGCAAGTGGCAAAACCTGCGGTCGTTTTGCAAATGATCAGCTGCAAAGACCAATGGTTGAAGTAGCAGAGCAAAAGAAAAAAGTCTGGTGGGTTGCAGCGGTGATGCCATTGTTGATGTTGTTTGGGAGAGTAAATGCGCAGAAGAAAATTGGGAAAGTTAAATTAGGAACACCTGTAAAGGTTATTCCTGATAACAGGCCAGAGATAATGGAGAAAGTGTCTCCGGAAATAATCCCAGTGTATGATACAATTGCAGAGCCGGTTAAGGCAATGGGCGATACAATTCTAAGCTATACAACAAATGAATTAATTATTAAAGGAACACTTACAGATATGGAAAAAGGAGATGTACTTCCATATGCTTCGATAGTAGTTAAAAATTCAAAAATTGGAACAGCTTCGGATATGAATGGCAATTTTTCATTAAAGATGAAAAACAATGGAGTGCTCCCAGTATTAATTCTTGCATACGTTGGATATGAAACAAAAGAGATTGATCTAAACAAGTACAATGGAGAGATTGTAACTACCTATGAAAATGGAACACAACAGGTATCTATAAAATCTGAAATGACAAGAATGCAAACTGCACTAACGGGTGATGTAGTTGTTACAACCGGACTTACCATTGTATGCAGAAAACCAAAACCTATTGATACTGCAAAAACTGTTGTAAATAAAATTCTCAAAAAAGAAGCATTTAAAATATTTCCTAATCCTGTTACAAAAGGTCAACAAATTCAATTGGAAATTAAAAAAGCCGGAGAATATTCTATTCAGCTTTTGGATAATAATGCGGGCTTAGTACTTGTCAAAGATTTCTCTGCTGCAAATGATAATTCAACAATTGAAATTACTATTCCATATTCTGTTATTCCCGGCATGTATTTCATACTACTCATAGACAAAAACAAAAAGAAACAATACACAGATAAACTCATTGTTCAATAA
- a CDS encoding RNA polymerase sigma factor, which produces MAHNQNKLLIPVKHIEKAPQTDEELLLAFKESNSQDVLAKLYLRYTDLVYGTCLKYLKDAEASKDAVMNIYQELLQKLPNHEVENFKGWLYVLTKNHCLMQLRSSKKMITVEFNPAVMQSEDFMHLDSVLDREQDFKKLEGCMEKLPEEQKQGIQLFYLENKCYNEIVEQTGMEWNKVRSLIQNGRRNLKICMDKND; this is translated from the coding sequence TTGGCTCATAATCAAAATAAATTATTGATACCTGTAAAGCACATAGAGAAAGCTCCACAAACAGATGAGGAATTGCTGCTTGCTTTTAAAGAAAGTAATAGCCAGGATGTACTTGCAAAATTATACCTGCGATATACAGACCTTGTATATGGTACCTGTTTAAAATATTTGAAAGACGCAGAAGCTTCGAAAGATGCGGTGATGAATATTTACCAGGAGCTACTGCAAAAGTTACCCAATCATGAAGTAGAAAATTTTAAAGGCTGGTTGTATGTGCTTACCAAGAACCATTGTTTGATGCAGCTACGCAGTTCTAAAAAAATGATCACGGTGGAATTTAACCCGGCTGTTATGCAATCGGAAGACTTTATGCATCTTGACAGCGTGCTGGACCGTGAACAGGATTTTAAAAAGCTGGAAGGCTGTATGGAAAAACTTCCTGAGGAGCAAAAGCAGGGTATTCAATTGTTTTATTTAGAGAATAAATGTTATAATGAAATTGTAGAACAAACCGGTATGGAATGGAACAAGGTTCGCAGCCTGATCCAAAACGGAAGACGCAACTTAAAAATATGTATGGACAAAAATGACTGA
- a CDS encoding energy transducer TonB, whose protein sequence is MTDPKTHINYTIEDIERYLNGGMNAKEMHDMERAALQDPFLADAIEGYSESSMQQSHKHLNEITALLQKDKQDAKVVIMPTKSFQWWRVAAMIIVIAGVGLFGWYIMNNNKSTDHAQTIAAVKEKNEPVIKDNEPAIVKDDTAKLIAQERSSITENDLSKKQATSNKPVPLSRNKEMEAFVKAKDADDIAAAKNETDSIQFSIAQAAPGLELSTADPKPSKVFSPIQRRDDGMLDSNVALNQFSGIVLDNNNQPVPGAIVTTGEKRSVLTDNNGYFKMLAADSLLKVSVSSVGYETANANLSLGFANKISIEPDQQSLSEVVVSGYSSKKKDAAFMKRGNSDSTFPAGGWQSFQEYVYKKMNKPFDSTNNEIFTIHGSVEIEFSIDEDGDPYNFNVVKSSGKENDERAINALKEGPRWITSKKNKKSKVVIQF, encoded by the coding sequence ATGACTGATCCTAAGACACATATTAATTATACAATAGAAGATATTGAAAGATATCTTAATGGTGGCATGAACGCAAAGGAAATGCATGACATGGAAAGGGCTGCATTGCAGGATCCTTTCCTGGCAGATGCTATTGAAGGATACAGTGAATCCTCCATGCAGCAATCACATAAACACCTGAATGAGATAACAGCGCTTTTGCAAAAAGACAAACAGGATGCAAAAGTGGTGATCATGCCCACTAAAAGTTTTCAGTGGTGGAGGGTTGCTGCAATGATCATTGTAATTGCAGGTGTTGGTTTGTTTGGCTGGTATATAATGAACAATAATAAATCAACTGACCATGCACAAACAATTGCGGCGGTTAAAGAAAAAAATGAACCGGTAATAAAAGATAATGAACCTGCTATAGTTAAAGATGATACAGCAAAATTGATAGCCCAGGAAAGAAGTTCAATAACAGAAAATGATCTTTCAAAAAAACAGGCAACATCTAACAAGCCGGTCCCGTTAAGCAGGAATAAAGAAATGGAAGCATTTGTAAAAGCAAAAGATGCAGATGATATTGCTGCCGCAAAAAATGAAACTGATTCAATTCAATTTTCTATTGCACAAGCCGCACCGGGTTTGGAATTAAGCACGGCAGACCCAAAGCCTTCAAAAGTTTTTTCTCCTATTCAGAGAAGAGATGATGGCATGTTGGATAGTAATGTAGCGTTGAATCAATTCTCCGGTATAGTGTTGGACAATAATAATCAACCGGTACCCGGGGCGATTGTAACTACAGGGGAAAAGCGTTCCGTGCTTACAGATAACAATGGTTATTTTAAAATGCTTGCTGCTGATAGCCTGCTAAAGGTTTCTGTTTCGTCTGTTGGTTACGAAACCGCTAATGCAAATCTTTCCCTTGGATTTGCCAATAAAATTTCTATAGAGCCAGACCAGCAATCGCTTTCAGAAGTGGTGGTATCTGGTTATAGCAGTAAAAAGAAAGATGCTGCGTTTATGAAACGCGGTAATAGCGACAGTACTTTCCCTGCCGGCGGCTGGCAGTCTTTCCAGGAATACGTGTATAAAAAAATGAACAAACCTTTTGACTCTACCAATAACGAAATCTTTACCATACATGGCAGCGTTGAGATTGAGTTTTCTATTGATGAAGATGGTGACCCTTATAATTTCAATGTGGTAAAATCTTCCGGAAAAGAAAATGATGAAAGAGCCATCAACGCATTAAAAGAAGGTCCACGGTGGATCACTTCAAAGAAAAATAAAAAGAGTAAGGTGGTTATTCAGTTTTAA
- a CDS encoding c-type cytochrome, translated as MKPKLSIAFSIMLIAVIIVACNNESAKVETTDTTKEASPTVMFGGFESQAKWGEHIVKIGGCNDCHTPKKMGPNGPEDDMSLMLSGHPAGAPPAPFDAKEAAKKGLIVTQTFTAWTGPWGTTFAANLTPDSTGLGSWKEEQFLKALKEKKWMGLDNTRPLMPPMSMMPVALMTDDELKAIFAYLKTIPPIHNIQPEAVLLPPPPPAK; from the coding sequence ATGAAACCGAAACTTTCGATTGCATTTTCGATTATGCTTATTGCTGTAATTATTGTTGCCTGCAATAATGAATCAGCCAAAGTAGAAACAACCGATACAACAAAAGAGGCAAGTCCAACGGTAATGTTTGGCGGCTTTGAAAGCCAGGCAAAATGGGGTGAACATATTGTTAAAATAGGCGGTTGTAATGATTGCCATACACCCAAAAAAATGGGACCAAATGGCCCGGAAGATGACATGAGTTTAATGCTTTCAGGCCACCCTGCAGGTGCGCCTCCTGCCCCATTCGATGCGAAAGAAGCTGCAAAAAAGGGATTAATTGTTACCCAAACATTCACAGCATGGACAGGACCGTGGGGAACAACATTTGCAGCTAATCTTACTCCGGATTCAACAGGTTTAGGCAGCTGGAAAGAAGAACAATTTCTAAAAGCCCTGAAAGAGAAAAAATGGATGGGTCTTGACAATACCAGGCCACTTATGCCACCCATGTCAATGATGCCTGTGGCATTAATGACCGATGATGAATTGAAAGCCATTTTTGCATACCTCAAAACGATACCGCCGATTCATAATATTCAGCCTGAGGCAGTGTTGCTTCCGCCGCCACCGCCGGCAAAATAA
- the htpG gene encoding molecular chaperone HtpG, with protein MQKGQIRVHTENIFPIIKKFLYSEHEIFLRELISNATDATQKLKTLSSIGEAKGDLGELRIDISIDATEKTLTIADRGVGMTAEEVDKYINQVAFSGAEEFLDKYKDANIIGHFGLGFYSAFMVSEKVEIYTKSYREDAKGVYWSCDGSPEFELYEIDKEDRGTKIVLHLNEESKEFLEADRVRGILERFCRFQAVPIFFEDKQINNPNPIWVRKPSELTTEDYQNFYKELYPYSETPLFWIHLNVDYPFNLTGVLYFPKIKQSYEIQKDKIQLYSNQVFVTDEVKDIVPEFLMLLHGVIDSPDIPLNVSRSYLQGDPNVKKINSHITKKVADKLDEIFRNNRSEFEEKWDSLGLFVKYGMMTDEKFLEKANKFLVMQASPNPSGGGALKKEASDITPPPGEKEGAFYTLEEYKIATETLQKNKDGKQVIIYTTDPIQQDAYIQACVAKGYIVVKLETLVDAAFINNMEMKWEGVHFVRVDSDIVDNIIDKQEATESVLSKDEAEQLKTMFGKEMHNLHVTVEVKGLSPETAPVIATRPEFMRRMKDMGGMGGGMASFYATMPDEVTLTVNGNHPIYQSLLKESDKDKQEKQINNLADLALLSQGLLKGNDLTSFINRSVELMQGEKKSLIVEA; from the coding sequence ATGCAAAAAGGACAGATAAGGGTTCATACGGAGAACATCTTCCCGATCATTAAAAAATTTCTTTACAGCGAGCATGAAATTTTTCTGCGTGAGCTGATCTCTAACGCTACCGATGCTACGCAAAAACTGAAAACGCTTTCATCAATTGGCGAAGCAAAAGGCGATCTTGGCGAACTGCGCATTGACATTAGCATCGATGCGACGGAGAAGACATTAACGATTGCCGACCGTGGTGTGGGTATGACTGCCGAAGAAGTTGATAAATACATTAACCAGGTGGCATTCAGCGGCGCTGAAGAGTTCCTTGATAAATATAAAGACGCGAATATCATCGGGCATTTTGGTCTTGGTTTTTATAGCGCCTTTATGGTGAGTGAGAAAGTGGAAATTTATACAAAGAGCTATCGTGAGGATGCTAAAGGTGTTTACTGGAGTTGCGATGGCAGCCCTGAATTTGAATTGTATGAAATAGATAAGGAAGACCGCGGAACAAAAATTGTTTTGCATCTGAATGAAGAGAGCAAAGAATTTTTAGAAGCAGATCGTGTACGCGGAATACTGGAAAGATTTTGTCGCTTCCAGGCTGTGCCTATTTTCTTTGAAGACAAGCAGATTAATAATCCCAATCCTATCTGGGTTAGAAAACCTTCTGAACTTACCACAGAAGATTACCAGAATTTTTATAAAGAATTATATCCTTACAGCGAAACACCTTTGTTCTGGATTCACCTGAATGTTGATTATCCTTTTAATTTAACGGGTGTGTTGTATTTCCCCAAGATCAAACAGAGTTACGAAATACAAAAAGATAAAATTCAATTGTACAGTAACCAGGTTTTTGTAACAGATGAAGTGAAGGATATTGTTCCTGAATTCTTGATGTTGTTGCATGGTGTAATTGATAGCCCGGATATTCCGTTGAACGTTAGTCGTAGCTATTTGCAGGGTGATCCGAATGTGAAAAAAATAAATTCTCACATTACAAAGAAAGTTGCTGATAAGCTTGATGAAATATTCCGCAATAACAGAAGTGAGTTTGAAGAAAAATGGGATAGCCTTGGTTTGTTTGTGAAGTATGGTATGATGACCGATGAGAAGTTTTTGGAAAAAGCAAACAAGTTTTTGGTGATGCAGGCCTCCCCAAACCCCTCCGGTGGAGGGGCTTTAAAGAAGGAGGCTTCTGATATCACTCCCCCACCGGGGGAGAAGGAGGGGGCTTTTTATACCCTTGAAGAATATAAAATAGCTACGGAGACTTTACAGAAAAATAAAGATGGCAAACAGGTTATTATTTACACAACAGATCCTATTCAGCAGGATGCTTATATACAGGCATGCGTTGCAAAAGGTTATATAGTTGTAAAGCTGGAAACGCTGGTTGATGCAGCTTTCATCAACAACATGGAAATGAAATGGGAAGGTGTGCACTTTGTGCGTGTCGACTCAGACATTGTTGATAACATCATCGACAAACAGGAAGCAACAGAAAGTGTGTTGAGCAAAGATGAAGCTGAACAACTGAAAACTATGTTTGGTAAAGAAATGCATAACCTGCATGTAACAGTTGAAGTAAAAGGCTTAAGTCCTGAGACTGCGCCGGTAATTGCAACACGTCCAGAGTTTATGCGCCGCATGAAAGATATGGGTGGTATGGGTGGCGGTATGGCTTCATTCTATGCAACCATGCCTGATGAAGTAACGCTTACTGTAAATGGTAATCACCCGATCTATCAATCGTTGCTGAAAGAATCTGATAAAGACAAACAGGAAAAGCAGATCAATAATCTTGCAGACCTTGCATTGTTATCACAAGGTTTGTTGAAAGGAAATGATCTTACCAGCTTTATCAACAGAAGTGTGGAGTTAATGCAGGGAGAGAAGAAGAGTTTGATAGTGGAAGCATAA
- a CDS encoding Fmu (Sun) domain-containing protein — MAKEHLYKSYVTTAATIIQQYNGSTPFNDYLKKYFALHKKYGSRDRKHITHLCYCYYRLGHAELGLEVEERILLALFLCSNDTHEIISELRPEWKENITDSLQDKLQLLGYPFSIENIFPWQDELSEGIDATAFALSHLTQPELFLRIRPGQRERALSKLKANTILFEEYGNDCLALFNATKIDDILEVNKEVVVQDYSSQRIAEFLELTKLKTQNSKPKVWDCCAASGGKSLLAVDTLGNIDLTVSDMRPSIIQNLKKRFAAAGITKYHSFIADLTNQKSEIRNLQSDIIICDVPCSGSGTWGRTPEQLYFFSSEKIDYYANLQKQIVQNVIKHVNKNGYFLYITCSVFKKENEDVVDFILASSKLQLIKKKVLVGYDKKADTMFGALFILDR; from the coding sequence ATGGCAAAAGAACATCTCTACAAAAGTTATGTAACCACGGCAGCAACAATTATACAACAGTATAATGGTAGTACGCCATTCAATGATTACCTGAAAAAATATTTTGCACTGCATAAAAAGTATGGTTCAAGAGACAGGAAGCATATTACACATCTTTGTTATTGTTATTACAGGCTTGGTCATGCGGAACTGGGGTTAGAAGTAGAAGAAAGAATATTACTCGCCTTATTTCTTTGTTCCAATGACACACATGAAATAATCTCAGAGCTAAGACCCGAATGGAAAGAAAATATTACAGATTCTTTACAAGACAAACTACAATTACTCGGTTATCCGTTCTCTATCGAAAATATTTTTCCCTGGCAGGATGAATTAAGCGAAGGCATTGATGCAACTGCATTTGCGTTATCTCATTTGACACAACCAGAACTTTTCTTACGAATAAGACCTGGACAAAGAGAAAGAGCTCTTTCAAAGTTGAAGGCAAACACTATACTCTTTGAAGAATATGGCAATGATTGCCTCGCACTTTTTAATGCCACAAAAATTGATGATATACTGGAGGTAAATAAAGAAGTTGTCGTGCAGGATTATTCTTCACAACGCATTGCTGAATTTTTAGAACTCACTAAACTCAAAACTCAAAACTCAAAACCAAAAGTCTGGGATTGTTGCGCAGCAAGTGGTGGTAAATCTTTACTAGCGGTTGATACATTGGGAAATATCGATCTCACCGTTTCCGATATGCGACCTTCTATTATTCAAAACCTAAAAAAACGTTTTGCAGCAGCAGGCATAACAAAATATCATTCTTTCATTGCCGACCTTACCAATCAAAAATCCGAAATCCGAAATCTGCAATCCGACATTATTATCTGCGATGTTCCCTGCAGTGGCAGCGGCACATGGGGCAGAACACCCGAACAACTGTATTTTTTTAGTTCAGAAAAAATTGATTACTATGCTAACCTTCAAAAGCAGATTGTACAAAATGTAATTAAGCATGTAAATAAAAATGGTTACTTCTTATACATTACCTGTTCTGTTTTCAAAAAAGAAAATGAAGATGTCGTTGATTTTATTCTTGCTAGCTCAAAACTACAATTAATAAAGAAAAAAGTATTGGTTGGGTACGATAAAAAGGCGGATACAATGTTTGGAGCATTGTTTATTTTAGATCGCTAA
- a CDS encoding aldo/keto reductase produces the protein MMMNTQPYTVLNNEIQMPLLGLGVYDMYEAEAKAAVLKALEVGYRLIDTAAAYKNEVEIGSAIRESCIARHEIFVTTKVANPDQGYDNTMRAFDTSMQKLNIDHIDLYLVHWPVKGKRKDTWKALEKLYADRRVRAIGVANYLIPFLYELETYANIQPVVNQIEFTPWLFVKDVMAFCKEKNIQLQSYSPITRGKKFGDERVQQLCKKYDKTPAQIILRWNIEHGVSTIPKSSNPLRIEENFNIFDFTLSKEDVALIDSFNENFRICEDPMDMW, from the coding sequence ATGATGATGAACACACAGCCATACACAGTGCTCAATAATGAAATACAAATGCCATTGCTTGGCCTTGGTGTTTATGATATGTACGAGGCTGAAGCAAAAGCTGCAGTGCTAAAGGCTTTGGAAGTTGGCTATCGTTTAATCGATACTGCCGCAGCTTATAAAAATGAAGTAGAGATTGGCAGTGCCATAAGAGAAAGCTGTATTGCAAGGCATGAAATATTTGTTACCACGAAAGTTGCAAACCCAGACCAGGGTTATGATAATACCATGCGTGCATTTGATACAAGCATGCAAAAGTTAAACATTGATCACATCGATCTTTACCTTGTGCACTGGCCCGTTAAAGGAAAAAGGAAAGACACCTGGAAAGCACTTGAAAAGTTATACGCTGATAGACGTGTACGTGCAATTGGTGTTGCCAATTATCTTATCCCTTTTTTATATGAGCTTGAAACGTATGCAAACATTCAGCCTGTTGTAAACCAGATAGAGTTTACGCCGTGGTTATTTGTAAAAGATGTGATGGCGTTTTGCAAAGAGAAGAACATACAATTGCAATCTTACTCGCCCATTACAAGAGGCAAAAAGTTTGGTGATGAACGCGTGCAGCAGCTCTGCAAGAAGTACGATAAAACACCTGCACAAATCATACTTCGCTGGAATATTGAGCATGGAGTTTCAACTATTCCAAAATCCTCAAACCCACTGCGCATTGAAGAGAACTTCAACATTTTCGATTTTACTTTATCTAAAGAAGATGTAGCGCTGATAGATAGTTTCAATGAGAACTTCAGGATTTGCGAAGACCCGATGGATATGTGGTAA
- a CDS encoding phytanoyl-CoA dioxygenase family protein has translation MEQQTMTPTMAPSMIPNNAHKDIPGNPSTAKSSATKLNDRSNGKPLRVLSEDDWSFWIHNGYVVIKNAVPKEQAKATADFLWEFEEKDPNDSETWYAPPRAEMKMKELTNTGMVEVYNNQHLWNNRQMQRVYDAFVDIWGTEKLWVTIDRANLNFPIRPGFEYKGFIHWDYDPETKPVNVQGVLALADQADENMGGFQCLPELFRTYDTWKLTQPEDRDHFKPDTTGFSFDKVKMEAGDLLIFNSLQPHGIRPNMSGNKVRIAQYISMMPAEEDNEALKQWRINSWKNRIAPEGYAFPGDPRNWEQTKFDTAVLSELGEKLLGLRKW, from the coding sequence ATGGAACAACAGACAATGACCCCGACAATGGCACCTTCCATGATTCCCAACAATGCACACAAAGACATTCCGGGTAATCCGTCAACTGCAAAAAGCAGCGCGACAAAATTGAACGACAGAAGTAATGGCAAACCATTGCGTGTACTAAGTGAAGATGACTGGAGCTTCTGGATTCACAATGGTTATGTAGTTATAAAAAATGCAGTGCCCAAAGAGCAGGCAAAAGCAACCGCAGATTTTTTGTGGGAGTTTGAAGAGAAAGATCCTAACGATTCTGAAACGTGGTACGCACCTCCACGCGCAGAAATGAAAATGAAAGAACTTACCAACACAGGTATGGTGGAAGTTTATAACAACCAGCATCTTTGGAACAACCGACAAATGCAACGTGTGTATGATGCATTCGTTGATATCTGGGGCACAGAAAAATTATGGGTAACAATTGACAGGGCAAATTTGAATTTTCCTATTCGTCCGGGTTTTGAATACAAAGGCTTTATTCACTGGGATTATGATCCTGAAACAAAACCTGTAAATGTGCAGGGTGTGCTTGCATTGGCAGACCAGGCGGATGAGAACATGGGTGGCTTTCAATGTTTGCCTGAATTATTCAGAACTTATGATACATGGAAATTAACGCAGCCTGAAGATCGTGATCATTTCAAACCCGATACAACAGGTTTTAGTTTTGACAAAGTAAAAATGGAAGCAGGAGATCTTCTAATTTTCAATAGCCTGCAACCACATGGTATTCGTCCAAACATGAGTGGCAACAAAGTTCGCATTGCACAATACATTTCTATGATGCCTGCAGAAGAAGATAATGAAGCATTGAAGCAATGGCGTATAAACTCATGGAAAAACCGCATTGCACCGGAAGGTTATGCATTCCCCGGTGACCCGCGCAATTGGGAGCAAACAAAATTTGACACTGCCGTGTTAAGTGAGTTAGGAGAAAAATTATTGGGGTTAAGAAAGTGGTAA
- a CDS encoding AraC family transcriptional regulator — translation MKVKLEAIKPGIDSSFAILLTPKLNEIFYWHFHPEYEIVYVEAETGVRHVGDHISKYEGSDLVFIGPNIPHLNFDYGVKTIAETVVIQMKEHFLGQPFFALPEIAAINDLFERAKSGVAFHGETKRNVGEKLKQIPSLPHFQQLIELLQVFQLLATSEEYTLLHSRPIANASILKEQQRLHKIYHFIETNYQKDIDVNKVAALTNLTTAAFCRYFKKTTHLTFTDFLNQYRINQAKKLLLHDKNVTEACYESGFENLSHFNKTFKKVAGENPSQFKKRHAIN, via the coding sequence ATGAAAGTAAAACTAGAAGCAATAAAACCCGGCATCGATAGTTCATTTGCCATTTTACTTACACCAAAGCTGAATGAAATTTTTTACTGGCATTTTCATCCCGAGTATGAAATTGTGTATGTAGAAGCAGAGACAGGTGTGCGGCATGTGGGGGATCATATCTCTAAATATGAAGGCAGTGATCTTGTTTTTATTGGTCCTAATATCCCGCATCTGAATTTTGATTATGGCGTAAAGACAATTGCCGAGACTGTAGTGATACAAATGAAAGAGCATTTTCTTGGTCAGCCTTTTTTTGCGTTGCCTGAGATTGCAGCCATAAATGATCTGTTTGAACGTGCTAAAAGTGGTGTTGCATTTCACGGTGAGACAAAAAGAAATGTTGGAGAAAAATTAAAGCAAATTCCATCGCTTCCGCATTTTCAGCAACTGATAGAGTTGCTGCAGGTATTTCAACTGCTTGCTACCAGTGAGGAATATACCTTGCTGCACAGCAGGCCCATTGCAAATGCCTCGATACTAAAAGAACAGCAACGATTACATAAGATCTATCATTTTATAGAAACCAATTATCAAAAAGATATTGATGTAAATAAAGTTGCCGCGCTTACAAATCTTACTACGGCTGCATTCTGCCGGTATTTCAAAAAAACAACCCATCTTACTTTTACAGATTTTCTTAATCAGTATAGAATTAACCAGGCAAAGAAATTATTACTACACGATAAGAATGTAACAGAAGCCTGTTATGAAAGTGGCTTTGAAAACCTTTCTCATTTTAATAAGACCTTTAAAAAAGTAGCAGGTGAAAACCCTTCGCAGTTTAAAAAACGCCACGCCATAAATTGA
- the odhB gene encoding 2-oxoglutarate dehydrogenase complex dihydrolipoyllysine-residue succinyltransferase — protein sequence MIEIKVPAVGESISEVTLLKWVKKDGEYVDRDEVIAELESEKATFEVNAEQAGSLKIIAKEGDTLNIGSVLAHIDETAEKPATVNVSAETPKKETPKAEAKPAVVEAPVTAVTNDIKATPVASAIIADKKVDPSSITASGFGGKIMKSDVLEALSHPGKKAFAGQELFTRNVRKEKMSNLRKTISRRLVEAKNTTAMLTTFNEVDMGRIMDTRKQYKDAFSKAHGVNLGFMSFFTKACAIALSEWPAVNAYIDGDELIYHDYADISIAVSTPRGLTVPVIRNVESLSMADIEKKVVELAGKARDNKLTMEELQGGTFTITNGGVFGSLMSTPIINIPQSGILGMHKIQERPMAINGQVVIRPMMYLALSYDHRVIDGRESVSFLVRVKELLENPELLLIGKDPVKSLLEL from the coding sequence ATGATTGAAATAAAAGTTCCAGCGGTTGGCGAGTCCATAAGTGAAGTTACTTTATTGAAATGGGTAAAGAAAGATGGCGAATATGTTGACAGGGACGAGGTTATTGCCGAACTGGAAAGCGAAAAAGCGACTTTTGAAGTAAATGCCGAACAGGCTGGTTCTCTTAAGATCATTGCAAAAGAAGGTGATACTTTAAATATTGGTTCTGTGCTGGCACACATTGATGAAACAGCCGAAAAGCCTGCTACTGTAAATGTTTCAGCCGAAACTCCAAAAAAAGAAACTCCGAAAGCAGAAGCAAAACCTGCTGTTGTTGAAGCTCCGGTTACAGCAGTTACCAATGATATAAAAGCAACTCCGGTAGCTTCCGCTATAATCGCTGATAAGAAAGTAGATCCCTCTTCTATTACAGCATCCGGCTTTGGTGGCAAGATCATGAAAAGTGATGTGCTCGAAGCTTTATCACACCCTGGCAAAAAAGCCTTTGCAGGCCAGGAACTCTTTACACGTAATGTACGTAAAGAGAAAATGAGCAACCTGCGCAAAACTATCAGCAGACGATTGGTTGAAGCTAAGAATACTACTGCCATGCTCACCACTTTCAACGAAGTGGATATGGGGCGCATCATGGATACCCGCAAACAATATAAAGATGCCTTTAGCAAGGCGCATGGCGTAAACCTTGGCTTCATGAGTTTCTTTACAAAAGCCTGTGCCATTGCATTAAGCGAATGGCCTGCTGTGAATGCATATATAGATGGCGACGAACTTATCTATCATGATTATGCAGACATCAGTATTGCAGTAAGCACTCCACGTGGTTTAACCGTTCCTGTTATCCGCAATGTAGAAAGTCTTAGCATGGCCGATATTGAAAAGAAAGTGGTTGAACTTGCAGGCAAAGCAAGAGATAACAAACTTACTATGGAAGAACTACAGGGTGGCACTTTCACTATTACAAATGGTGGTGTGTTTGGCAGTTTAATGAGCACACCCATTATCAATATTCCACAGAGTGGTATTCTTGGTATGCATAAAATACAGGAAAGGCCTATGGCGATAAACGGTCAGGTAGTAATAAGACCTATGATGTATTTAGCATTGAGTTATGATCACCGTGTTATTGATGGAAGAGAAAGTGTAAGTTTCTTAGTACGTGTAAAAGAATTACTTGAAAATCCTGAATTGTTATTGATCGGAAAAGATCCTGTAAAGAGTTTACTTGAGTTATAA